A region of the Sminthopsis crassicaudata isolate SCR6 chromosome 6, ASM4859323v1, whole genome shotgun sequence genome:
TTACCCTTATTACTATTACTTAGCACACTTCCTGGAATATATATGGTAAAGCTATTTTGATGGTATTTTTTGTAACTAGAATTTGATGAGAAAGAGTAAACTCTGCAGGTGTCAGCTCTTACTTTTAAAGGATTAGTGACCAGAAATGTTGGTGAATTGTTCAAATTCAGGTCCttaaaggggtgtgtgtgtgtgtgtgtgtgtgtgtgtgtgtgtgtgtgtatgtatgtgtttgtatgtgtgtgtgtgtgtgtgtgtgtgtgttctagaTGGATACCCTTAGGTAGTAATTACAGATTCCTTTGAAGAGAGAGTTGTGCAAGATTACTTAAATGTCTAACTATATCTCCCCTCTAAACATGGGCATTCCACAATACTTTCCACATGTCATATGAAAATACACATTTTCTAAGGTAAATTACAAGTAGTgcaagatattaaaaatatgtagCGATAATGAAAGGAGTTAGCACTGAGGTATTTGATAATCCTCATTTTTATCTAAACTGGATAAAAGAATTTAACATTTTCATACAAcctttttcacacacacatacacacagagcatGGTTAGGAATATATTAAACTTAACAGTTTAAACCTACAAAATCAATAGTTTGGGGGAAAGGAGATGGAGGCACAAATAGGAGGGCAGATGTATGAGCAAGTTTTGTAAATGAAATAGTTTATTTTAGGAAGCAGGGGACTCTTAGAGAtggattgaaagaaagaaaagaaagagtgaaacaaTGTGATCAGTGTTGATAGGGCagtgaagcagaaaaaaattgtatCATTCAGAATTTGTTGTTCATCTAAGTATTCTTTAACTCCtttgtaaaaaggaaaataagagaaaacaacaacaacaactaggaAGACAATACAGCAGGATTACAATAATTTGTAGGAAAATAAGTGGGACATACCACCCATTGAATAGTAGAGCACAATAGAATATACTGCAAAGCTGATTTCCAAAATAAGTTACTTGAAAAAATTACTTTCGTTACAAAAAGATTCATGTGCAGATAAAATCCATCATACttcaaaaaaactttaaaaagcatgCTTTTAGAGAAAGCAGTGGCAAAAAATAAACATGATAGAAGGAGATAAGCATGGAAAAACATGCTCAATGATGACAATGAAAAATCTTTTACAAACAtgtcatattaaatatatttgatatgcattatatatattcttacctgtataaacattttatatggaCACACAatcagtacatatatatgtgtatatatatatatatgtacactctcaaacacacatatatatatatatatatttatataatacattacAAATATGTGTAAGtagatgtttttgctttttagtttTGGAAAGGGGATGCCATCTGTTAGACAGAGGATGCTCTGGGTATCAGGTCACTCTAAGTCTAAGCCCCAGTTATGAGACTCTGGCTAAGGCAGTTATTTTATTCTAGGAAACCCCAAGAtgttggggaatgactgatttGAATCAGGAGAGCGTCTTTTTACACTCAGAGCTTCTTGATTCTATGAAACCACAGGTTTAGGTGAACAAAACTAGGAATTCAACATGCTTTATTTCTGTCAACCAAATGACTAGAAGTGTGGTCTCTATGCTCTGAATGGGTGGGACTTACTCCAGCTGCCTTGTGTTTGTTACACTCCTGTTATCaaagtatgatttttttgggCAGACTTCTATATGTTCCATTTTTCCAGATGACTTCCCTAGAGGAAATGCAATGGTTAGAATGTCAGACTTGGTTTCTGGAAGCCCCAAGTTGAAGTGTAGCTTCTGACACTTAGTTGTGACCCTCAGAACATCAGCTTTCCTAGCTTTCATGATTTATAAAACGAGTACAATAATAGCACTATGctttgaagaccaaatgagaacatctataaagtacttagcacagtgtctggcacaaactTGACATTGCATAAATACTTCCTACTCTGCTTTCTTCCTTGAAAAGTTGTGCTATTCAAGTGGGttgagaattggaaaaaatatcctgTCCTGCATTATCTACCTGtaaggttgctgtgaggatcaagtgatatatcctctgtaaatcttaaagtgctctataaatgttgtTTATGATCATTCCTCTGATTATTGATGTATCCTAGACCATCTGACCTTGTTTCTTGCTCTCAACTTTAGCTCTTTGCATACTGAGATTGCTGATATAGGCaatgacacaaaagaaaaatgaactccCATTACTAAGGCAAGATTAGTTACCACTGCATATTTGGGAAATCAATTGGTACAGAACTACAGGAGTAgttttggaggcaggaagacaaatttaaatctatcctcagacaaaGAATAGCTTTTTAACCTTGCAAAATTAACTTAAATAAGATCTTCAGTTTTTTCAtgcataaaatgggaatatgttACAAAATATGCTatatatcaaatgagatgatagtgAAAACATAGTAATAAATTCTTTCCCATGgtgcttggcatatagttgaCATTCCCTAAGTCCTCCTCGCCTTCCTTTTTCttacttctcccttccttccttcccattccgtcccttccttccttcccattccttcccttccttcccattccttctctcccttcctcccttcctccctccctctctcccttcctctttccattccttcctccatttcttccctccttgtctcatttccttctttctttcctttctcctttgaaAGATTGTATTATTCAAGTGTCTTTAATAATAGAAAAACAATGGTATCCTATGTAACTAGTTAATCCTCAAACACattgaaacaaaagagaacaaatcCTTGTTTTGTTCTTCAACCAAAGATGtgattattctattattttttcacaagttttttttttatctacaaGCTTTCTAAATTTTCATATGAACTTAGCCAACTTAGTCTAATTTAGTGCACACTCTTATAACCTCTGTCTATGAAAGTTTAATCAGACCTTAGggaaataaaatgatcattttgatACATAGTTTTCTGCCCCTAGAAGCTCTCTCCTCTGAACAGGGAGAATTTTGGAGGTGTGCTGAGTTGCATAGATTCAATCTTTGTGGTGCCcaaggaaatggaggaagaaatgaaataaaacatagcACAACCCCCAAACTCTAGCCTTTATACCATCAGGGTTTAGATCTGTCCTTTTTAaacaatgaggaaattaaggctcaggATATGAAAGTCAATGAAAAACTTTTGATTCTGGGTGCTCCTACCTCAAATGGAGTGCCCTTCCCATTAAATCAGCAAGCTTTTACTGCCCCTGCTTGCACAGACAAGGAAGCAAATAGAGACcatgatttttcctctttatcaaGAGAAATTTGTAGAATATAATTAGAAAgatgtttgtttttctgaatacTCTTAAATGGCTgggagccagagagagaactggaagGGTGAAAAAGAGAAACTTATGGAGGAGGTATCAATGCAGTTTCTAGGCAATCCACAGCAAACTCTTGAGATATGCCTGTTACACTGACGCTGAGAGGATGCTGTGAAAGAAACAAAGTACCTCATTGCCAGACATGAACTCtccatctcttttctctcccctcccaaaATATAAAGTATCCTATTGTGTGAAGATAGTGATGAAAAATGGGCTGAAGATTAACTAAAGGAATGGAGAATAAAAGCTGGCAGTCCTGTTTCCAAAATCCAAGCCAGAATAGCCTAGAGTAGTCAAAATGTCCTTcctttatccccccccccccaaatcattATTCCtaatcatcttttcttcctcattgcaGAACTGAGAGAGCCTGTTCCCTGGCTCCTGGAAGGGATTCTTACCTATCCCTGTGTCTGAGGCTAAGGCCTTCCATATCACTCACCAGACTGTTCTCTGCTGCCGGGGCCTGGGGTAGAATTGCAGAAGTCTGTGCatgcctctgtgtgtgtatgtgactgtgtatatgtatgtgtggggtATATCTGGGGCTGGAGTTATAGGGAGAGCAGAGTCTAAGCTCATTTCCCCTAAGATCTATAATTATGATGTCATGTGCTGCAAGAGGAACACTTGACAGAAGAGGGAACTTGAGGGGTGTCTGAATTAGGAACAGAATTTTACCTCATGTGAAAATTATTGTCaacaatttttattgattaatgaGAATCTCCAAAGGAATATTTGTGAGTAACCAAAAAGAGATTTTCCTCTGCCTGTTAAGAGGAGAagtaaaagtttaattttttctcaTGGTCATTGCAAGGATTTGCTGCTAAATATCTTTCAAACAGTGATCTCAGAAAAATGTACCCTGGGCTCATTTTAACATTTAATCTGAATCTTCAccctttatcatttaaaaaaatagtttttatttaccagatatttgcatgggtaattttataatattgacaattgccaaaccttttgttctaattttcctcctccttgccccctcccccccccagatggcaagttgaccaatacacgttaaatatgtgcaagtataatttaaatacaatatatgtatacatgtccaaacagttattttgctgtacaaaaagaatcagactttgaaatagtgtacaattagcctgtgaaggaaatccaaaatgcaggaggacaaaaatagagggattagaaattctatgttgtagtccatagtcatctcctagggttcttttcctgggtgtagctggttcaactcattacttctctattggaactgatttggtttatcttattgtcgaaaatggccacatccatcagaattgatcatcatatagtattgttgttgaagtatacaaagatctcctggtcctgctcatttcactcaacatcagttcctgtaagtctctccagtccttcctgaaatcatcctgttggtcatttcttatacaacaataatatttcataacattcatataccacaatttattcagccattctccaattgatggacatccactcagtttccagtttctggccactacaaagagggttgtcacaaacattcttgcacatacaggtccctttcccttctttaacatctctttgggatataaggccagtagtaacactgctgtgtcaaagggtatgcacagtttgacaacttttttgagcatagttccaaattgctctccagaatggctggatgtatttacaattccaccaacaatgtatcagtgtccctgttttcccacatcccctccaacattgcacattatctttccctgtcattctagccaatctgacaggtgtgtagagttgtcttaatttacatttctctgattaataatgacttggagcatcttttcatatgactagaaatagtttcaatttcttcatttgagaaaattgttcatatcctttgagcatttatcaattggagaatggtttgatttcttataaattagagtcaattttctatatatttaccCTTTATCATTTTCCTAAGTCTTCTTACCCTTCCATCatacccaactctttgtgactctgtggATCATACTGTCCATgtgattttctttgcaaaagagATGGAGgattgcctttttcttctctagtgaattaaggcaaacacaAGTTATGTGACTCACACAATTAAGTCATAGGGCAGATTTGTTTTTTTGGCTTCctggcccagaactctatctactgaaACACATGTCTTGTCTAAATgtagacaaaataacaaaatgaaaactcagtgTTTTTCagaatttgccaatttctgagatgTGAACAATTGCCTTGAAAGATTAAGAATTAGCTGttcttagagatcattattgatcataaaacagaagattttgattacatcaaactaaaaagtttctgtacaaacaatagttaatgcaaacaagattagaagggaagtaacaaattgggaaaatatttttacagttaaaggttctgataaaggtctcatttccaaaatatatagagaactgaccctaatttataagaaatcaaaccattctgcaattgataaatagtcaaaggatatgaacagacaattctcagatgataaaattgaaattatatccactcatatgaaagtgttccaaatcactactgatcagagaaatgcaaattaagacaactctaagataccactacacacctgtcagattggctaagatgacaggaacaaatagtgatgaatgttggaggggatgtgggaaaactgggacactgatgcattgttggtggagctgtgaaagtatccggccattctggagagcaatttggaactatgcccaaagagttatcaaactgtgtataccctttgatccagcagtgctactattgggcctatatcccaaagaaatactgaggaggggaaagggacctgtatgtgccaaaatgtttgtggcagctctttttgtagtggctagaaattggaagatgaatggttgtccatcaattggagaatagttgggtaaattatggtatatgaagattatggaatactattgctctgtaagaaatgaccagcaggaggaatacagagaggcctggagagacttacatcaactgatactgagtgaaatgagcagaaccagaagatcactatacacttcaacaacaatactgtatgaagatgtatactaatggaagtggatatcttcaacataaagaagatccaactcacttccagctgatcaatgatggacagaaataactatacccagagaaggaacactgggaagtgaatgtaaaatattagcactactgtctatctacccaggttacttataccttcggaatccaatacttaacttgcaacaagaaaattggatttacacacatatattgtatctaggttatactgtaacacatgtaaaatgtatgggattgcctgtaatctaggggaggcagtagagggagagaggggaaaatttggaaaaatgaatacaagggataatgttataaaaaattactcatgcatatatactgtcaaaaaatttataattataaaaaaaagaattagctgTTCTGAGCAAGTTTGAGCTAGCTGCAACAAACTTCTAAGAAAGAGGGAGACTGGGGTGCTTGTGATATGATGAATGGAGAGCCCTTTACTTGTATTTCTGGGCTCCTGGTGAGCTCTTCTGTACTAATCACTGAATGTTGTTGATACAAGGGCCCATTGAGTTCCTTTGGAGTCCCATTTTGTGTATCTAAGTTGAATTCCCTTCTTATGGCTAAAAGATTGGGAATGATAACTTAAAATTCTCTCCTTGATAGTGTGTTGGATTGAAATAATGATGGGGATGGATTATGACCTGAATATGAGTGTGTAACTTCCATATCATGGCAGGTTTCCTTCGTATCATGTATGCCCAGGGACGACTCCCCAGCCCTTGAATGCCATATACTATGAGGATTCAACCACGTAATGGCTCTTTGAGATGACATGATTCCTCCATTCACAACATGGACAAAGCTATCTTTATCTCCTTCTGCCTCCTTGTTTTGTTGAGATATCAGATGTGTATCCTGATGTAGtctctgaaagaattcaggctCAGCCAGTCTCCAACTCAAGGAAAGGCACTGTATTGAGTTATAGACACTCAGTGGGCTGTCAAAGCTCCCTGAGGGAATCAGTCCAGCCACTCAAGGCCAGAGTTTTTAGAGTGTAAATGATACTTATTAGATCATAAGACATATACATTTTGAGGTTTTAGCAGGAGTTTGCCATCTTGGAGAGGTTCTTAAGCCTTGCTGGAACTGTAcctgtgagatatatatatatatatatatatatatacatatatatatatatgtatgcatgtaggtatacatgtgtatatatagataatgTGTCtgagtatgaatatatatacatatatatatatatatacatatatatatatgtatatatatatatacatatatatatatatatatatatatatatatatatatatatatatatatatatatatatatatatatatatatatatatatatatatatatatatatatatatgaaattaaatcTATGGTGAAATGTAGTCTACTTGGGGTGGAGGTGGAACAgcgtaaaaagagaaagaagaataaagtaaaaattgcacattagagaacaaaagaatatcctacaaggaagtaaagaattgATGCAATGTCATAAATACAATGTATTctgttatatatgctttcttaaaatgaaaatttattgttacatattttgaaacttctctgatattctgctgggcatatgacaatattttatttttttcctttttctgtctttctatattttgtttttttatcttatattaatttccaatcaatattgaaaaaaagaagcaGGGGAAATACCTTCTTAGATTTGTGTTTTGTGAATAATCTTGGTGattattatttcacataatttttttcaattgtttggaTGCTAttctttttacttacaaaattaTGGTCATTTtgcattcctggttctactttaCTTTGCATAATTCCATCGGTATTTATTATATTCACGATTTTTATCTTTTAGTAATAggtagaatatttaaatattccatttattttgcttaatatgtattccttattacttctttacatttatatgccatactTTTTGAAAGACCTTTTCAACTTGATAGGAATTGACTTTGTTTCCCTGAAatgttgatataaatattttgatgtatatcaggcctttttttgaaaattgatctCACTGGGGTATATGCTTAAGAGTAGGGTATGCAACTTTATAGGGGAAGGAACagtattaattttcatttgtcccttttttctattctttcactTTGTGGGAGGAGAAGTGGAGTAGTGCAATTATTGTTTTCATGATCtactctattttttgttttggtgagAGTTCCTCCTCTGTCCATTGTtgtgacttttcccttttcccattatACTCCAATTTTTTATGACTTCTTCCATTCATGTTGCTTATACATTTTGAGCTCATTTTGAGATAGACAGAATTACAGCAGACAAATGTGAGCACCAGCCTCAGAATGGCTTTGGTGGATCTAGTCTCAGGGGAAGTTCTGAGGGTGGGCTTAATGCTGTGAATGTGTCTCTCATTGTGTCTGTGCAATATAAATACCATTTAGCCACTTGAGCCAACCATGAGACTCACAAACAGAGCATTAACAACTGActgacaaattaaaatttttataatattcatggCTTGCAAGTCTAAAGAATTATGTCCAATCCCCCACCTTTCATTACTTCTGTTTCTTGGGCTACTATAATTCATAGGTTCAGCAATATCAAGAAGAAGATTGAAAATCCAGCTGAGCATACAGCAGGAAGGAATACACTTTTGGGTTCTAGTTTTAAGTTGTGCCCACTTAAGGCTGCTGGGGCTGATGGTGATGGCCTGGACGACACTCAGGAGGCAGCTGCAAAGAGAAAGGCCCCGGGTCACTCTTATGAGGTAATATACAATTTTACCCATTGTTTCATCTAGGAAAGATATCCATCCCCAAATGGTTATTATTGTAGGGATGCCTCTGAAAACAATCATTAAGACATGGGCAAAAGCCAAATTGATGATGATCAGGCTGATGAGGCTTTTTCTGTGAGCAGTGATGAATTTATGAACGTGCAGACAAAGAAGGGACATGTTGCCCAGAACTCCAAAGAAAAGCATGGTCAAGTACACAATGACCAAGCTGTCTTTATGAAAGCTCATTCCTTGAGGGATTCTTTGGAGAACTTTGCTATCAGATGCAAAATGACCTGGGCAGAAACACAGGAGCATGTGACATTTCCAGTGTGAGGAATTCCCAATTCTACAACCTACTCCCTTTCTTTTTGAGGAGTGTTTTACCTGCAAAGATAAATAGTAACATACTAATATtcatgagaaaaatatttagtgTATCAACCCACAAGTATTTATTACTCATTAACTGTGTATCCTAGGATAAAACCCATCTGTCTCCTCTTGAGATATAATCATTACCTTCTTACCACCATGACTTTGGATTGACCCTAGAATCCTCAGTTGTCATGGACAaacttttttcttatgtttccagAGCCTATGTTTCTCTaacctatttcttttcctttatttcatgtGCTATGGCACTTGTCCCAGTTCCCCTTTTTAGAATCttccattttttgttctttcaatagaatgtaagatctATGAGGAAAGATACTGTCTTGGATGCTTTTACTCTTTTTACTATTACTTAGCATACTTCCTGGAGCATATACAGtttactttgtaaaccttaaagtgctataaaaatgctaactCATTATTATTGAATTATAGTTTGAATTCTAATACTGGTAGGCtcttttctttccatgtttttttctcatcattttcccTGAAATTCTTCTTTTTCCACTAGATGtgtcattatttttctattcctaAGAATCCATTGGTAGTGTTGCTTAGTTTACTTATgaggaatttatatattttttcaactattttGTCTAATTCCATAAAGAATATTTTGCAATTGTATTAATTTAACTGATGGATAAATTGATAGGTTgaaattgtgaatgcatccagcatttctggagagcaatttggaactatgctcaaactgtgcatatcctttgatccagcagtgttcctactgggcttatatcccaaagaaatgttaaagaagggaaagggacctgtgtgtacaagaatgtttgtggcagccctctttgtagtggccagaaactggaaactgagtggatggccatcaatgggagaatggctgaataaattgtggaatatgaattttatggaatattatttttctgtaagaaatgatgagcagtatgatttcagaaaggcctggagagacttacatgaactgatgctgagtgaaatgagcaggaccaggagatcattatatacttgaacaatactatatgatgatcaattctgatggacgtggtcctctacaacaatgagatgaaccaaatcagttccaatagagtagtaataaattgaaccagctacactcatcaaaaaaactctgggagatgactatgaaccactacatagaatttcctctatttttgtccacatgcattttttatttccttcataggctaattgtacactatttcaaactccgattatttttgtacagcaaaataactgtttggacttatatacatatattgtatttaatttatactataacatattgatattaatattaattttcaattaacccttttgttttgtttttattccttgaTTTTATGAGAATAGAAATTATGAGAAAATATAACGAAACATGATATAATTCTAAAGTAATATCTAAGATGGTTGAAAGCATTACCCAACTCCAGAAATTGTATTTGTATACTTCTCTTACATAACACTTTGGCATCTTTGTCAACTGGTTAAGtataagatgaaatttataattcttttatcattagtgatttggaagcTGTTTTTATGTGGTGATTTATAGTTTacaattcttctttaaaaaaaaaactgttcatattcctTGACCACTAATCAGCAGAGAAATGCATGTTTTTGGTAGTTGTATCAATGCCCTATATATGTTGGATATCAGACACAATAATGATGTTTGCCATAGATCCACTCCCCTCCACAAATGagagttatttttctatttttatcgaATTTTTTGGACAagtttttgaatttaatttaaacatgattgaaattatttattttgggggagaTGAACTCtactttttgttttgctgaggatTCTGTCTTTCCTCTTAGTTATGGATAGTCATTTCTTCCATTATcctccacctttttttttgtgatgTGACACATATGGGTGGCTCATCCATTTTGAGCTAATTTTGTGATATAGTTTAAATTATTAATCTAATTCTGATGTatgcctagtttttttttttttttagcattttccaTAGCAGTTCTTCTCAACTAGAGAGTATTTCTTGAGAAGAGTTCTTGAAACATAAAAGAGTGGCAAAAAACCCTGGGTTTCTGGGTGTCAATGCCTATCAGCACAAAAGGGCTGACAATGGGATAAAACATGGAAAGTGTAACAGTGAACTGTAGCCCCCAGTATCTGGTTTCTCTAGTAGAAGCTATATAAATAGCAAAAGGGGAGCTGACTAAGTTAAAGCAGACAAAGGTGACCACCAGCATTAGAATGGCTTTCGTGGCTCTGTTCTCAGGAGAAGCTTTATGGAAATGGTTGCTGCTATGAATGTGTTGGACTCTCTGGTTGTGTCTATGCAGGACAGACACCATATAGCAACTTGAACAGATCATGAGACCCATAAACAGAGCATCCACAACtgacacaaaaattaaaatttttataatacttttggCTTGCAAGTCAAAAGAAACATGTCCAATCCTCCATCTTTCATTACTGCTGTTTTTTGAAGTACTTATATTCAGAGGTGTAGCAATATCAAGAAGAAGATTAAAAACCCAACTCAAAATACAGGAGGAAGGAATACACTTTTGGGCTCTAGTTTTAACCTTTGCCCACTTAAGGTTGTTAGGGCTGATAATGATGGCCTGGAAGACACTCAGGAGGCAGGTATTACAAAGA
Encoded here:
- the LOC141547359 gene encoding LOW QUALITY PROTEIN: vomeronasal type-1 receptor 1-like (The sequence of the model RefSeq protein was modified relative to this genomic sequence to represent the inferred CDS: substituted 1 base at 1 genomic stop codon), which encodes MSFHKDSLVIVYLTMLFFGVLGNMSLLCLHVHKFITAHRKSLISLIIINLAFAHVLMIVFRGIPTIITIWGWISFLDETMGKIVYYLIRVTRGLSLCSCLLSVVQAITISPSSLKWAQLKTRTQKCIPSCCMLSWIFNLLLDIAEPMNYSSPRNRSNERWGIGHNSLDLQAMNIIKILICQSVVNALFVSLMVGSSGXMVFILHRHNERHIHSIKPTLRTSPETRSTKAILRLVLTFVCCNSVYLKMSSKCISNMNGRSHKKLEYNGKREKSQQWTEEELSPKQKIE
- the LOC141547708 gene encoding vomeronasal type-1 receptor 3-like, which translates into the protein MSSDREGLQNIYLTMIFFGILGNMSLLYLHSLKLFTGHKKRLISLIIINLSLAHVLMILFRGIPTIIAKWGWRSLLNETMGKILNYLIRVTRGLSLCNTCLLSVFQAIIISPNNLKWAKVKTRAQKCIPSSCILSWVFNLLLDIATPLNISTSKNSSNERWRIGHVSFDLQAKSIIKILIFVSVVDALFMGLMICSSCYMVSVLHRHNQRVQHIHSSNHFHKASPENRATKAILMLVVTFVCFNLVSSPFAIYIASTRETRYWGLQFTVTLSMFYPIVSPFVLIGIDTQKPRVFCHSFMFQELFSRNTL